The Xiphias gladius isolate SHS-SW01 ecotype Sanya breed wild chromosome 7, ASM1685928v1, whole genome shotgun sequence genome window below encodes:
- the LOC120792164 gene encoding LOW QUALITY PROTEIN: von Willebrand factor A domain-containing protein 5A-like (The sequence of the model RefSeq protein was modified relative to this genomic sequence to represent the inferred CDS: inserted 1 base in 1 codon), translating into MGGDPLKSIEVELEVRDHXNYENKEDQPLEAVFVFPLPGDAAVCHFSAKIGQTQIVAEVKEKQQAHEDYDDALSSGQQAFLLEESEQSPDVFCLSVGSLPPGESASIRLEYVSELAVQADEGLRFCLPAVMQVLRFALQPTEVDISVQWDLPKGVSVTHLSPPITALFQGQRSLVYVQITGQSTAWQVVPLKTSFASVSNLQRTQFLISQQTCGVIYWVVRFTPLSCLQINSPQVGCSDSNSLPGDGGEISQRTARWSSEEEDGGAQCPVGSEKVPHCLCCCQQKQQRADSRTSGAQTCSNTTNTHRLNTARVHLAWQRSPSPCMMMVDCFLDIVFRESRIGPEHPPRDPLLRLVSLQKASGCWLLDPVPAAALGKTSEKVEKPKPASVNKEVWATILALIWLHALKMDSKEEWDLLAMKVVSWLRAQNAACVAECAEAGNTLLGCEVQKDVLGL; encoded by the exons ATGGGgggtg ATCCTCTGAAGAGCATCgaggtggagctggaggtgAGGGACC TGAACTACGAGAACAAGGAGGACCAACCACTAGAAGCTGTTTTTGTCTTCCCTCTGCCTGGAGATGCGGCTGTCTGTCATTTCAGTGCTAAGATTGGACAGACGCAGATTGTGGCTGAGGTGAAGGAGAAACAGCAG GCCCATGAGGACTATGATGATGCGCTGAGCTCCGGTCAGCAGGCCTTCCTATTGGAGGAGAGTGAGCAGAGTCCAGATGTATTCTGTCTGAGTGTGGGCAGTCTGCCTCCAGGAGAGAGCGCCTCCATCAGGCTGGAGTACGTCAGTGAGCTGGCTGTGCAGGCTGATGAGGGGCTGAGGTTTTGTCTGCCTGCT GTTATGCAGGTGCTGCGGTTTGCTCTGCAGCCAACTGAGGTGGACATCTCAGTTCAGTGGGATTTACCAAAAGGAGTGTCTGTCACTCATCTCTCTCCACCAATCACTGCACTTTtccagggtcagaggtcactggTTTATGTTCAGATCACCGGACAG AGTACAGCTTGGCAGGTCGTCCCTCTCAAAACCAGCTTCGCTTCAGTCTCAAACCTGCAGAGGACACAGTTTTTGATCAGTCAGCAGACATGTGGTGTCATTTACTGGGTAGTGAGGTTTactcctctctcctgtctgcaGATTAACAGTCCACAGGTTGGGTGCTCAGACTCTAATTCGCTCcctggagatggaggagagataTCACAGAGGACAGCAAGATGGAGTAGCGAAGAAGAAGACGGTGGAGCTCAGTGTCCAGTCGGGAGTGAGAAGGTCCCTCACTGCCTTTGTTGCTGTCAACAAAAGCAACAGCGAGCCGATTCAAGGACCTCTGGTGCGCAGACATGTTCCAACACCAC AAACACTCACCGCCTTAACACTGCACGTGTACAT CTAGCCTGGCAGCGTTCTCCTTCACCCTGCATGATGATGGTAG aTTGCTTCTTAGACATAGTTTTTCGTGAGAGTAGAATTGGACCCGAGCATCCACCCAGAGACCCTTTGCTGCGGTTGGTCTCCCTCCAGAAGGCCTCTGGCTGCTGGCTGCTAGATCCAGTTCCGGCTGCTGCACTGGGAAAGACCAGCGAGAAGGTGGAAAAGCCAAAGCCTGCATCG GTCAACAAGGAAGTGTGGGCGACCATTCTGGCTCTGATCTGGCTTCATGCTCTCAAGATGGATTCTAAGGAAGAGTGGGATCTTCTGGCTATGAAGGTTGTGTCATGGCTCCGTGCTCAGAATG caGCATGTGTGGCAGAGTGTGCTGAAGCTGGAAATACACTGTTGGGTTGCGAGGTGCAGAAAGATGTCCTGGGGCTCTGA